The Nitrospiria bacterium genome includes a window with the following:
- a CDS encoding thiamine pyrophosphate-dependent enzyme: MSLDYVKTTPGFEKYMPKDYRDLVEHGPFGKKVSVAQVGTFKEVLEEHPMCAGCAMTLFIRLSLIALPNPEDTITVGTAGCGRLALSQAAIPFVYGNYGDTNAVASGLKRGLMTRFPDKHKDVVVMAGDGGLADIGFSMLMHSWFRKEKFTTIMLDNEVYGNTGGQESGMTNIGSVLKMAPLGKKFEKIDMPDLAKTAGCAYVAIVVPNNPRRVEQAIKKAVLIAREVGPTYIQAYTSCNIEYAIPTDKVMEDAKNVENDRYQFKEYITEEAKQYLADKWGYKEYAKKAIPTTEVAK, from the coding sequence ATGAGTCTAGATTATGTGAAGACAACTCCAGGTTTTGAGAAGTACATGCCTAAGGATTACCGCGACCTGGTTGAACACGGTCCGTTCGGGAAAAAAGTCTCCGTCGCACAGGTCGGAACGTTCAAAGAGGTTCTCGAAGAGCATCCGATGTGCGCCGGCTGCGCCATGACCCTCTTCATCCGCCTGTCTCTCATCGCCTTGCCCAATCCGGAAGACACCATTACCGTCGGCACCGCCGGCTGCGGCCGTCTCGCCCTTTCCCAGGCCGCGATCCCGTTTGTGTACGGCAATTACGGCGACACGAACGCCGTGGCCTCCGGCTTAAAGCGAGGGCTGATGACCCGTTTTCCGGACAAGCACAAGGACGTGGTGGTGATGGCCGGCGACGGCGGGTTGGCCGATATCGGGTTTTCGATGCTGATGCATTCCTGGTTTCGAAAAGAAAAGTTCACCACGATCATGCTCGACAATGAAGTCTACGGAAATACAGGGGGCCAGGAAAGCGGCATGACCAACATCGGGTCGGTCCTGAAGATGGCCCCCTTGGGGAAGAAGTTTGAAAAAATCGATATGCCGGATCTGGCCAAGACGGCCGGCTGCGCTTACGTCGCGATCGTCGTGCCCAACAACCCGCGGCGGGTTGAGCAGGCCATCAAGAAGGCGGTCTTGATCGCCCGGGAAGTCGGCCCGACCTACATTCAGGCCTATACTTCCTGCAACATCGAGTACGCCATTCCCACTGATAAAGTCATGGAAGACGCCAAGAACGTCGAGAACGACCGCTACCAATTCAAGGAATATATCACCGAAGAAGCCAAACAGTACCTGGCCGACAAGTGGGGATACAAGGAATACGCCAAGAAGGCCATCCCAACGACGGAGGTGGCGAAATGA